In Aestuariibaculum lutulentum, one DNA window encodes the following:
- a CDS encoding S8 family peptidase: protein MKKNYLPQDVFLFCLIVFFISLPSFAQKNKDILPVVECVKDLTNGLYQATFSYYNPTNKEVVIDESGSIVKTNNGKKVAKGLNKFKPGTVEKAFTKIYGPHDYVEWTIISNGNTHTVIANANSNKCYDGDGIVFPVVGNNGKSYDIIGQKLSALCDGVAGETPSDLIFQIDEGKVLVEIVPKAGEMQAVLDLLQGPVFNIPDSDFLLAVSEYLNLAAIDVYITPSDVCLLNNYSDIINFARPVYPAYNNSGGIVSQGDGAQTSDLVRQSFRIIQSDGTVLPVDGTGVKVGVLSDSYDMALGGPQYAALDVENGELPSGVQVLADNKYKSSDEGRAMLQIIHDVAPGASLAFHTATASPRQFEVGFNALKDAGCDLIVDDITFITEPFFGIGRISESVQAFVSQTGGFHYTSAGNIANKGYQANFNSSSGTPITNFIPGGTPTVAHVFGTNSNGSEDYLQKISVVPGTYLVVLQWKEDVASQQNQVGADNDLDIYIVDDAGRLLVGNNRVNVNGDPTEIIVFKATGTGDANILITSANGPTNVPFRYIAFRTTAEDGTLDGLSFPEYFGTGAPTVSGHAMTPESITIGAVDYRFADSPVAEAFSSYGGLLKDGVNLEIDMYAPDGGNTASTTIGQLATCDTCDKDDALNFYGTSAAAPHAAAAMALLKSALPYWYPDGSGASTFSDADALSTFKNTAVGFTARDGGAAQFLNTVNAFKSLAAQTANITSLTILTGNPGAEPIQLSIIGEFFPSLSEEPYPAKVYFDGKEITDIQVISDTEIIAIIPEFTGNPDLKIYTAPKPGTEGNGGFSDPVKILPDGRYAINIVPNNAVFEYGQDISLSYYVQGLPPEDIGDSTLSFPEIMAALGFPEVVLSSGADEKLALGEYPIVFDYVITPSFAEELSEDLSEKYQVNFVSGYIDSDPEIGKIGYLTITKKDLIITPEDVEYTYGDPITIGFNYQFNGTGISDEEGFRLLIDETHASDFKDGIPSKFQAVVNKFQAVVNNYDLSFLNGGSWSASERTIQNKFQAVVNGMNIISLSNENIINYISSKEDFDSGTTSKFQAVVNKFQAVVNAEDLFSGNVELGIENKFQAVVNKFQAVVNSDDPEHPFKDYAEMFTIIDAEDAPPEDGSDEERAISEIYALNMLTSVEVTTEEDKNYVYPGAFLNAMSANFNITYGIGNVIINPKDLNVSTENISIPYGTDLTEAMLLDITTFDGWAFEGEAKESVEIVFPDGVQFYFVKDNQEFQLSELSTLGEYQIKIRDPKNYVINSLYDESYGTLTITPATLHVIISPDDSVVLQGEYPDLTFEFDGFVSGDDESTVFPSGVPYYFVDDSGSSFNDTSIPGSYYIKITEPENYIIISNTSHVFVNPSDSNRKVRTYADCVAYDPNAIGDLKYTVVYRYENDNNYPVYVNEGEDNKLTGALHSGVLPTVFMPGEGIFEIKFDGTQLVWSLTTYDGTQKSSVSSASTSESGKCDAKLDGAYSVYPNPVSTILYIEQNIMENNVSVLVINMYGFVVIDAGTFDSPLSTKEINMSSLPTGLYVVRIASESELRTYNILKE from the coding sequence ATGAAAAAAAATTACTTACCTCAGGATGTCTTTTTGTTTTGCCTCATAGTTTTTTTTATTTCATTACCGTCTTTTGCACAAAAGAATAAAGATATATTGCCAGTTGTTGAATGTGTAAAAGATTTAACCAATGGTCTGTATCAGGCTACTTTTAGCTATTATAACCCAACTAATAAGGAAGTTGTGATTGATGAGTCGGGTAGTATTGTTAAAACAAATAACGGAAAAAAAGTAGCTAAAGGTTTAAATAAATTCAAGCCAGGGACTGTTGAAAAGGCGTTTACAAAGATATATGGACCGCATGATTATGTAGAGTGGACTATTATTAGTAACGGAAATACCCATACCGTTATAGCGAATGCTAATTCGAATAAATGTTATGATGGCGATGGTATTGTTTTCCCTGTGGTGGGGAATAATGGAAAATCTTATGATATTATTGGTCAGAAACTTTCAGCTTTATGTGATGGTGTTGCAGGAGAAACACCTTCCGATTTAATTTTTCAAATTGATGAAGGAAAGGTGTTAGTAGAGATTGTGCCTAAGGCCGGTGAAATGCAAGCGGTTTTGGATTTATTACAAGGCCCGGTCTTCAATATTCCTGATTCTGATTTTCTACTGGCTGTATCTGAATATCTAAATTTGGCTGCAATTGATGTGTATATTACCCCTTCTGATGTATGTCTCCTTAATAATTATTCAGATATTATAAATTTTGCAAGGCCCGTTTATCCAGCTTACAATAATTCCGGAGGAATTGTTTCGCAAGGTGATGGCGCGCAGACTTCAGATTTGGTGAGACAATCCTTTCGAATCATTCAAAGCGATGGAACGGTTTTACCTGTAGACGGAACGGGAGTAAAGGTAGGGGTGTTATCTGATAGTTATGATATGGCCTTGGGAGGTCCGCAATATGCTGCTCTAGATGTTGAAAATGGGGAATTACCTTCTGGTGTTCAGGTTTTAGCTGACAATAAATATAAATCATCTGATGAAGGTCGTGCCATGTTACAGATTATTCATGATGTAGCGCCCGGAGCTTCTTTAGCATTTCATACCGCAACGGCTTCTCCAAGACAGTTTGAAGTGGGATTTAATGCGTTAAAAGATGCTGGTTGCGATTTGATAGTTGATGATATAACGTTTATAACTGAACCCTTCTTCGGGATTGGTAGAATTTCAGAGAGTGTTCAGGCTTTTGTAAGTCAAACAGGTGGATTTCATTATACCTCCGCAGGTAACATTGCGAATAAAGGTTATCAGGCTAATTTTAACAGTTCTTCAGGAACGCCAATAACGAATTTTATTCCAGGCGGAACACCTACAGTTGCTCATGTTTTTGGAACGAATTCTAATGGTTCCGAGGATTATTTACAGAAAATAAGTGTTGTTCCGGGAACATATTTGGTTGTACTGCAATGGAAGGAAGATGTGGCATCACAACAAAATCAGGTTGGAGCCGATAACGATTTGGATATTTATATTGTTGATGATGCGGGTCGATTATTAGTTGGTAATAATCGTGTAAATGTGAATGGAGACCCGACTGAAATTATAGTATTTAAAGCCACAGGGACAGGCGATGCGAATATTTTAATAACGAGTGCAAACGGACCAACAAATGTGCCATTTAGATATATTGCGTTCAGAACAACGGCCGAAGATGGTACACTAGATGGTCTTTCATTTCCAGAGTACTTCGGTACGGGAGCACCTACAGTTAGCGGACATGCCATGACACCGGAATCCATTACCATTGGAGCTGTAGATTATAGGTTTGCAGATAGTCCGGTAGCGGAAGCGTTTTCAAGTTATGGAGGGTTATTAAAAGATGGTGTAAATTTAGAAATTGATATGTATGCGCCGGATGGCGGTAATACAGCTTCCACAACTATTGGTCAATTGGCAACATGTGACACTTGCGATAAAGATGATGCACTAAATTTTTATGGAACTTCTGCTGCAGCACCTCATGCCGCCGCCGCCATGGCATTACTTAAGTCGGCATTACCATATTGGTACCCTGATGGTTCGGGAGCCTCAACATTTTCCGATGCTGATGCCTTGTCAACGTTTAAGAATACAGCGGTTGGTTTCACAGCTCGGGATGGCGGAGCAGCACAGTTTTTAAATACGGTAAATGCTTTTAAAAGTCTGGCGGCACAGACAGCTAATATTACGTCTTTAACTATTTTAACAGGGAATCCGGGAGCAGAACCTATTCAGCTTTCTATTATAGGAGAATTTTTTCCGTCTTTAAGTGAAGAGCCATACCCGGCTAAGGTATATTTTGATGGTAAGGAAATTACGGATATTCAGGTGATTTCCGATACAGAAATTATAGCAATAATTCCGGAGTTTACAGGAAACCCGGATTTAAAAATCTATACAGCACCAAAACCTGGAACTGAAGGGAATGGTGGGTTTTCCGATCCGGTTAAAATTTTACCTGATGGCAGATATGCTATTAATATTGTGCCAAATAATGCTGTTTTTGAATATGGTCAGGATATTAGTTTATCGTATTATGTTCAAGGTCTGCCTCCTGAAGATATTGGTGATTCAACCCTATCTTTTCCTGAGATTATGGCCGCTTTAGGATTTCCTGAAGTCGTGTTAAGTTCGGGAGCGGACGAAAAATTGGCATTAGGAGAATATCCCATTGTTTTCGATTATGTAATTACACCATCATTTGCAGAAGAGTTATCAGAAGATTTATCTGAAAAATATCAGGTAAACTTCGTTTCAGGCTATATCGATTCAGATCCGGAAATAGGTAAAATAGGGTATTTGACGATTACTAAAAAAGATTTAATAATTACACCTGAAGATGTAGAGTATACTTATGGAGATCCAATTACTATTGGATTTAATTATCAATTTAATGGAACAGGAATATCTGATGAAGAAGGATTTAGGTTATTGATTGATGAAACCCATGCCAGTGATTTTAAGGATGGTATTCCAAGTAAGTTTCAGGCAGTTGTTAATAAATTCCAGGCTGTAGTTAATAATTATGATTTGAGTTTTTTGAATGGTGGAAGTTGGAGTGCGTCTGAACGTACAATCCAGAACAAATTTCAGGCTGTAGTAAACGGAATGAATATTATTAGTTTGAGTAATGAAAATATAATCAATTATATATCTTCAAAAGAAGATTTTGATAGTGGAACAACAAGTAAGTTCCAGGCAGTTGTTAACAAATTTCAGGCAGTTGTAAATGCAGAAGATTTATTTTCAGGAAATGTGGAGTTAGGAATCGAAAACAAGTTTCAGGCGGTTGTTAATAAATTTCAGGCTGTAGTGAATTCAGATGATCCGGAACATCCTTTTAAGGATTATGCTGAGATGTTTACTATTATAGATGCTGAAGATGCGCCTCCGGAAGATGGTTCGGATGAAGAACGGGCTATTTCTGAAATATATGCATTAAATATGCTAACAAGTGTAGAGGTTACAACAGAGGAAGATAAGAATTATGTGTATCCAGGAGCGTTTTTAAATGCCATGTCGGCAAACTTTAATATTACGTATGGCATAGGGAATGTTATTATTAATCCTAAGGATTTAAATGTAAGTACAGAAAACATTTCCATTCCTTATGGAACTGATTTGACTGAAGCCATGCTTTTGGATATTACAACATTTGATGGTTGGGCATTTGAAGGTGAAGCTAAGGAGTCTGTTGAAATTGTTTTTCCTGATGGCGTGCAATTCTATTTTGTGAAAGATAATCAAGAGTTTCAATTGTCAGAGCTTAGTACATTAGGTGAATATCAGATTAAAATAAGAGATCCTAAAAATTACGTTATAAATTCTTTGTATGATGAATCCTATGGCACTTTAACCATAACCCCTGCAACACTTCATGTTATTATTTCTCCTGATGATTCTGTTGTACTTCAAGGTGAATATCCCGATTTAACTTTCGAATTTGATGGCTTTGTCTCCGGTGATGATGAAAGCACGGTCTTTCCAAGTGGTGTGCCTTATTATTTTGTAGATGATTCAGGTAGTAGTTTTAACGATACCAGTATTCCAGGATCGTATTATATTAAAATAACAGAACCTGAAAATTATATTATAATTTCTAATACATCTCATGTATTCGTGAACCCTTCAGATAGCAATAGAAAGGTAAGAACGTATGCAGATTGTGTTGCTTACGATCCGAATGCTATAGGAGATTTAAAATATACAGTAGTTTACAGATATGAAAATGATAATAATTATCCTGTATATGTTAATGAAGGAGAAGATAATAAGCTAACA